The Burkholderia mayonis genome window below encodes:
- a CDS encoding 2,3-dihydro-2,3-dihydroxybenzoate dehydrogenase has protein sequence MSSTFTDFPGTVAVVSGAAQGIGAAVTRALAARGIAVAALDVRADALAQLAADAESVGGRIHPFDVDVANADAVRAAVERIDTTLGPIGMLANVAGILRLADVRTLSDEDWAHSFAVNTHGVFHLSRAVAQRMIPRRAGSIVTVGSNAALVPRTQMAAYAASKAAAHQFTKCLGLELAEHGIRCNVVAPGSTDTQMQRQLWTDECSVDAVIAGSLPAFRTGIPLRRIADPDDVASAVLFLLSNASRHVTLHSLCVDGGATLGA, from the coding sequence ATGAGCAGCACCTTCACCGATTTTCCGGGGACCGTCGCCGTGGTGAGCGGCGCCGCGCAGGGCATCGGCGCGGCGGTCACCCGTGCGCTGGCCGCGCGCGGCATCGCCGTCGCAGCGCTCGACGTGCGTGCGGATGCGCTCGCGCAGCTCGCAGCCGATGCCGAATCGGTCGGCGGGCGCATCCATCCGTTCGACGTCGACGTCGCGAATGCCGACGCGGTGCGAGCGGCCGTCGAACGCATCGATACGACGCTCGGCCCGATCGGCATGCTCGCGAACGTCGCGGGCATCCTGCGTCTCGCCGACGTCCGCACGCTGAGCGACGAAGACTGGGCGCACAGCTTCGCCGTCAACACGCACGGCGTGTTCCATCTGTCGCGCGCGGTCGCGCAGCGGATGATCCCGCGGCGCGCAGGCAGCATCGTCACGGTCGGCTCGAACGCGGCGCTCGTTCCGCGGACGCAGATGGCGGCCTATGCGGCGTCGAAGGCGGCCGCGCATCAATTCACGAAATGCCTCGGGCTCGAACTCGCCGAGCACGGGATTCGCTGCAACGTCGTCGCGCCCGGCTCGACCGACACGCAGATGCAGCGCCAGCTCTGGACCGACGAGTGCAGCGTCGACGCGGTGATCGCGGGCTCGCTGCCCGCGTTCCGGACCGGCATCCCGCTGCGCCGGATCGCCGATCCGGACGACGTCGCGTCGGCCGTGCTGTTCCTGCTGTCGAACGCATCGCGCCACGTGACGCTGCACAGCCTGTGCGTCGACGGCGGCGCGACGCTCGGTGCGTGA
- a CDS encoding 3-deoxy-7-phosphoheptulonate synthase: MKNITLYPNGGVAGARASVARQRVGMRLPTPAALRRRYPLSATIQTTVDAGRRQVQAILEQRDPRWLAIVGPCSIHDPQAALDYALHLARLADAVRDVFCVVMRVYFEKPRTTVGWKGLINDPRLDGSYRIDEGLATARRLLCEVNALGLPAAIEALDLVTPHYLGDLVSWAAIGARTTESQVHREMASGLPMPVGFKNGTDGGVEIAIHAMQSSMRPHAFIGLHDEGYPVVLHTDGNPYAHLVLRGGRDGPNYDAASVAAAEHALRANRLPTNVVVDCSHANCDKQHARQVAVLDDIVDQICAGNRSIRGVMLESFLEEGRQSLDDGADALRYGCSITDPCLGWDATEAALVAAHARLAAHVARR, from the coding sequence ATGAAAAACATCACCCTGTACCCGAACGGCGGCGTGGCCGGGGCGCGTGCGAGCGTCGCGCGGCAGCGGGTCGGCATGCGGCTGCCGACGCCCGCCGCGCTGCGCCGCCGCTATCCGCTCTCGGCGACCATCCAGACGACCGTCGACGCGGGCCGACGGCAAGTGCAGGCGATTCTCGAGCAGCGCGATCCGCGCTGGCTCGCGATCGTCGGACCGTGCTCGATCCACGATCCGCAGGCGGCGCTCGACTACGCGCTGCATCTCGCGCGCCTCGCGGATGCGGTGCGGGACGTGTTCTGCGTCGTGATGCGCGTGTATTTCGAAAAGCCGCGCACGACGGTCGGCTGGAAGGGGCTCATCAACGATCCGCGCCTCGACGGCAGCTATCGGATCGACGAAGGGCTCGCGACCGCGCGCCGGCTGCTGTGCGAAGTGAACGCGCTTGGGCTGCCGGCCGCGATCGAGGCGCTCGATCTCGTCACGCCGCATTACCTCGGCGATCTCGTGAGCTGGGCGGCGATCGGCGCGCGCACGACCGAATCGCAGGTGCATCGCGAGATGGCGTCGGGGCTGCCGATGCCGGTCGGATTCAAGAACGGCACGGACGGCGGCGTCGAGATCGCGATTCACGCGATGCAGAGCAGCATGCGGCCGCACGCGTTCATCGGCTTGCACGACGAAGGTTATCCGGTCGTGCTGCACACCGACGGCAATCCGTACGCGCACCTCGTGCTGCGAGGCGGCCGCGACGGCCCGAACTACGACGCCGCGAGCGTCGCGGCGGCCGAGCACGCGCTGCGCGCGAACCGGCTGCCGACGAACGTCGTCGTCGATTGCTCGCATGCGAACTGCGACAAGCAGCATGCGCGGCAGGTCGCGGTGCTCGACGACATCGTCGACCAGATCTGCGCCGGCAATCGCTCGATCCGCGGCGTGATGCTCGAGAGTTTTCTCGAAGAAGGGCGGCAGTCGCTCGACGACGGGGCCGACGCGCTGCGCTACGGCTGCTCGATTACCGATCCCTGTCTCGGCTGGGACGCGACCGAAGCGGCGCTCGTCGCCGCGCACGCGCGTCTCGCCGCTCACGTCGCGCGCCGTTGA
- a CDS encoding MFS transporter: MSTTSAETPAAAERAGLPLTPLLIANFTMMAGNYAFVAIAAPLARMLHLQASHIGAVIAVVGVVWIATARRWGRAADIRGRVPAMRTAIAGFVACYLLLALYVWWALRDGANGVPSLALSLAALFVTRAAMGGCFAGLPVAATAWIADRTAPQRRAATMARFGAAGAIGMVIAPPLAGWIGRYDLAATLAVFALLPLAGLPGLGRLDDARPREARGAPPRLKMTDARIRRPWLSAFALYSVIAIANSALGFYVIDWLHVDARHAAAVVGCALGCAGLGLIVMQSAVARLPRIAPLQWLRWGALASAAGFASVLLVESAQPMAVCAGYLVAAFGMGASFPAVAALASAAVDAREQGACAGTMSVAQGLSMIVAPLVGTALYDWRPQAPFALIGVLLLLVACATWRSARRAAATQ; encoded by the coding sequence ATGTCTACGACTTCCGCTGAAACCCCGGCCGCCGCCGAGCGCGCCGGCTTGCCGCTGACGCCGCTCCTCATCGCGAACTTCACGATGATGGCGGGCAACTACGCATTCGTCGCGATCGCGGCGCCGCTCGCGCGGATGCTGCATCTGCAGGCGTCGCACATCGGCGCGGTCATCGCCGTCGTCGGAGTCGTCTGGATTGCGACTGCGCGTCGCTGGGGGCGCGCCGCGGACATCCGCGGCCGCGTGCCGGCGATGCGAACCGCGATCGCGGGCTTTGTCGCCTGCTACCTGCTGCTCGCGCTCTACGTGTGGTGGGCGCTGCGAGACGGCGCGAACGGCGTGCCGTCGCTCGCGCTGAGCCTGGCCGCGCTGTTCGTCACGCGCGCGGCGATGGGCGGCTGCTTTGCGGGGCTGCCCGTCGCGGCGACCGCGTGGATCGCGGACCGCACCGCGCCGCAGCGGCGTGCGGCGACGATGGCGCGCTTCGGCGCGGCGGGCGCGATCGGCATGGTGATCGCGCCGCCGCTCGCCGGCTGGATCGGCCGTTACGATCTTGCCGCGACGCTCGCCGTGTTCGCGCTATTGCCGCTCGCGGGCCTGCCGGGGCTCGGCCGCCTCGATGATGCGCGGCCGCGCGAGGCGCGCGGTGCGCCGCCGCGGCTCAAGATGACCGACGCGCGGATCCGGAGGCCGTGGCTCAGCGCATTCGCGCTGTACAGCGTCATCGCGATCGCGAACAGCGCGCTCGGGTTTTATGTGATCGATTGGTTGCACGTCGACGCGCGGCACGCGGCGGCCGTCGTCGGCTGTGCGCTCGGCTGCGCGGGGCTTGGCCTGATCGTGATGCAGTCGGCGGTTGCGCGGCTGCCGCGCATCGCGCCGCTGCAATGGCTGCGCTGGGGCGCGCTCGCGAGCGCGGCGGGATTCGCGTCGGTGCTGCTCGTCGAATCGGCGCAGCCGATGGCCGTCTGCGCGGGCTATCTCGTCGCGGCGTTCGGGATGGGGGCGTCGTTTCCGGCCGTCGCCGCACTCGCGAGCGCGGCGGTCGATGCGCGCGAGCAGGGCGCGTGTGCGGGCACGATGTCGGTCGCGCAGGGGCTCAGCATGATCGTGGCGCCGCTCGTCGGCACCGCGCTGTACGACTGGCGCCCGCAGGCGCCGTTCGCGCTGATCGGCGTGCTGCTGCTGCTCGTGGCCTGCGCGACGTGGCGAAGTGCGCGGCGCGCAGCCGCGACGCAGTGA
- a CDS encoding Mut7-C RNAse domain-containing protein translates to MVTVTFRFYEELNDFLARPLRRRAFEHACMRGASVKHAIEALGVPHTEVELILVNGESSPFGRVLEHGDRVAVYPAFEAIDIRPLLRVRAAPLRVTRFIADAHLGGLAQLLRLAGFDTLYDNHYPDDLIEAIAAREARIVLTRDRELLKRRTITHGCYVRALKPQAQLRELFDRLDLAGNARPFRLCLSCNAPLRRIDPAEAEGRAPQGVLQRHTRFVTCDVCRRVFWEGSHWQRMRALIDHVSQPKPPHA, encoded by the coding sequence ATGGTCACCGTGACTTTCCGCTTCTATGAGGAGTTGAACGATTTCCTCGCGCGGCCGCTGCGCCGCCGAGCATTCGAGCACGCGTGCATGCGCGGTGCGAGCGTCAAGCATGCGATCGAAGCGCTCGGCGTCCCGCACACCGAAGTCGAGCTGATTCTCGTCAACGGCGAATCGTCGCCGTTCGGCCGCGTGCTCGAGCACGGCGACCGCGTCGCCGTCTACCCGGCCTTCGAAGCGATCGACATCCGCCCGCTGCTGCGCGTGCGCGCTGCGCCGCTGCGCGTCACGCGCTTCATCGCGGACGCGCATCTCGGCGGGCTTGCGCAATTGCTGCGTCTCGCGGGCTTTGACACGCTGTACGACAACCACTATCCGGACGACCTGATCGAGGCGATCGCCGCGCGCGAAGCGCGGATCGTCCTCACGCGCGATCGCGAGCTGCTCAAGCGCCGCACGATCACGCACGGCTGCTACGTGCGCGCGCTGAAGCCGCAGGCGCAGCTGCGCGAGCTGTTCGACCGGCTCGATCTGGCCGGCAACGCGCGGCCGTTCCGGCTGTGCCTGTCGTGCAACGCGCCGCTGCGACGCATCGATCCTGCCGAAGCCGAAGGCCGCGCGCCGCAAGGCGTGCTGCAGCGCCACACGCGTTTCGTCACCTGCGACGTGTGCCGCCGCGTGTTCTGGGAAGGCTCGCACTGGCAGCGAATGCGCGCGCTGATCGATCACGTGTCGCAACCGAAGCCGCCGCACGCGTGA
- a CDS encoding NAD(P)-dependent oxidoreductase, with translation MDIGFIGVGEMGGAIAANLLKAGHRVRVWNRSAERVAPLVELGAQHVATVAEAFTGDAVFSMLADDAAARGVFDASLLEHAPRGLIHVNMATISVALAEQLAHAHAARGIHYVAAPVMGRPHVAAAARLTIITAGPAEAIDRMQPAFDAIGQKTWRLGSLPQHANAVKIAANFTIASAIETMGEAAALLAAHGVAMNDYLDVITNSVFPGPVYQGYGAMIAESRYEPALFKARLGLKDVRLALEAGDALSVPLPVASVVRDSLIEAVAHGDGDKDFAVLGQVAARRAGR, from the coding sequence ATGGACATCGGATTTATCGGCGTGGGCGAGATGGGCGGCGCCATCGCGGCGAATCTACTGAAGGCGGGGCATCGCGTGCGGGTGTGGAACCGTTCGGCCGAACGCGTTGCGCCGCTCGTCGAACTAGGCGCGCAGCACGTCGCGACGGTCGCCGAAGCATTCACGGGCGACGCGGTGTTCTCGATGCTCGCCGACGACGCGGCTGCGCGCGGCGTGTTCGACGCGTCGCTCCTCGAGCATGCGCCTCGCGGCCTCATCCACGTGAACATGGCGACGATCTCCGTCGCGCTCGCCGAGCAGCTCGCGCATGCGCACGCGGCGCGCGGGATCCACTATGTCGCGGCGCCCGTGATGGGGCGTCCGCACGTCGCGGCGGCGGCGCGCCTGACGATCATCACGGCCGGACCCGCAGAGGCGATCGACCGGATGCAGCCCGCGTTCGACGCGATCGGCCAGAAGACCTGGCGGCTCGGCTCGCTGCCGCAACACGCGAATGCGGTGAAGATCGCGGCCAACTTCACGATCGCATCGGCGATCGAGACGATGGGCGAGGCGGCGGCGCTGCTCGCCGCGCACGGCGTCGCGATGAACGACTATCTCGACGTGATCACGAACAGCGTGTTCCCCGGCCCCGTCTATCAGGGCTACGGCGCGATGATCGCCGAATCGCGCTACGAGCCGGCGCTCTTCAAGGCGCGGCTCGGCTTGAAGGACGTGCGGCTCGCGCTCGAGGCGGGCGACGCGTTGTCGGTGCCGCTGCCTGTCGCGAGCGTCGTGCGCGACAGCCTGATCGAAGCGGTCGCGCACGGCGACGGCGACAAGGATTTCGCAGTGCTCGGGCAGGTCGCGGCGCGCCGGGCGGGGCGGTGA
- a CDS encoding LysE family translocator: MNLHTWWLFVATVFVVSAIPGPNMLLVMTHGARHGLRRSTATMAGCMTALVAMLSVSAAGLGVFLEAWPAMFDALRFAGAAYLIYLGVKAWRARVDAESAADAADAAPQAGRASASASRWALFRNGFLVAGSNPKAILFAAALLPQFIDASVPTLPQFGILVATFAVIEVSWYIVYASFGTRIGVTLRSANVAKIFNRLTGGLFVGFGAMMALVRH; this comes from the coding sequence ATGAATCTGCATACGTGGTGGCTGTTTGTCGCGACGGTGTTCGTCGTGTCGGCAATTCCCGGTCCGAACATGCTGCTCGTGATGACGCACGGCGCGCGTCACGGGCTGCGGCGTTCGACGGCGACAATGGCGGGCTGCATGACGGCGCTCGTCGCGATGCTGTCGGTATCCGCCGCGGGGCTCGGCGTGTTCCTCGAAGCGTGGCCGGCGATGTTCGATGCGCTCCGCTTCGCGGGCGCCGCGTATCTGATCTATCTCGGCGTGAAGGCGTGGCGCGCGCGCGTCGACGCGGAATCCGCCGCGGATGCCGCCGACGCCGCGCCGCAAGCGGGCCGCGCGAGCGCGTCCGCGTCGCGCTGGGCGCTCTTTCGCAATGGCTTTCTCGTCGCGGGCAGCAACCCGAAGGCAATCCTGTTCGCCGCCGCGCTCCTGCCGCAGTTCATCGACGCGTCCGTGCCGACGCTGCCGCAGTTCGGCATCCTCGTCGCCACATTCGCGGTCATCGAGGTGAGCTGGTACATCGTGTATGCGTCGTTCGGCACGCGGATCGGCGTGACGCTCCGGAGTGCGAACGTCGCGAAGATTTTCAACCGTCTGACGGGTGGCCTGTTCGTCGGCTTCGGCGCGATGATGGCGCTCGTGCGGCACTGA
- a CDS encoding MFS transporter has translation MNRSADLRADSLANRPCASPALTLTPALTVFFSVTVGMIVLNLFAAQPLTGPIAADLRLPSSLTGLVAMLPQLGYAAGLALLVPLIDLIENRRLIVTTLAVCAATLALPAVTRSGTVYLAAVFIAGAASSVIQMLVPMAASMAPEKKRGRAVGNVMSGLMLGILLSRPLASLIAGTAGWRAFYGTAAAADIAIAAVLAAKLPPRAPSLSTRYAALLGSLWTLVSTERVLQRRALSAGLSMGAFSAFWTAIGLRLAAAPFGLGLHGIAMFAFAGATGAIVTPFAGLAGDRGWERGALRGAHVAMLVALAALGVAGADWGGFDATAHPMLALALLVAGAAALDAGVVADQTLGRRAINLLNPAARGRLNGLFVGLFFVGGSLGAMLAGAAWAWAGWGAVCAVGFAFAGAAFALDWVAVRRRTEC, from the coding sequence ATGAACCGCTCAGCCGATCTTCGCGCCGACTCGCTCGCCAACCGACCGTGCGCCTCTCCCGCGCTAACGCTCACGCCCGCGCTCACCGTGTTCTTCTCCGTGACGGTCGGCATGATCGTCCTCAACCTGTTCGCCGCGCAGCCGCTGACCGGCCCGATCGCCGCCGATCTGCGCCTGCCGTCGAGCCTGACCGGGCTCGTCGCGATGCTGCCGCAGCTCGGCTATGCGGCAGGCCTCGCGCTGCTCGTGCCGCTCATCGACCTGATCGAGAACCGCCGGCTCATCGTAACGACGCTCGCCGTCTGCGCAGCGACGCTCGCGCTGCCCGCCGTCACGCGCTCGGGCACCGTGTATCTCGCCGCGGTGTTCATCGCGGGTGCGGCATCGAGTGTGATCCAGATGCTCGTGCCGATGGCAGCGTCGATGGCGCCGGAGAAGAAGCGCGGCCGCGCGGTCGGCAACGTGATGAGCGGCCTGATGCTCGGCATCCTGCTGTCGCGGCCGCTCGCGAGCCTGATCGCCGGCACGGCCGGCTGGCGCGCGTTCTACGGCACGGCGGCCGCCGCCGACATCGCGATCGCCGCGGTGCTCGCCGCGAAACTGCCGCCGCGCGCGCCGTCGCTGTCGACCCGCTATGCAGCGCTGCTCGGCTCGCTCTGGACACTCGTCTCGACCGAGCGCGTGCTGCAGCGGCGCGCGCTGTCCGCCGGGCTGTCGATGGGCGCGTTCAGCGCGTTCTGGACCGCGATCGGCTTGCGTCTCGCCGCCGCGCCGTTCGGCCTCGGGCTGCATGGAATCGCGATGTTCGCGTTCGCCGGCGCGACGGGCGCGATCGTCACGCCGTTCGCGGGCCTCGCCGGCGACCGCGGCTGGGAGCGCGGCGCGTTGCGCGGCGCGCATGTGGCGATGCTCGTCGCGTTGGCGGCATTGGGCGTCGCGGGCGCGGACTGGGGCGGCTTCGACGCGACCGCACACCCGATGCTCGCACTCGCGTTGCTCGTCGCCGGCGCAGCGGCGCTCGATGCAGGCGTCGTCGCCGACCAGACGCTTGGCCGCCGCGCGATCAACCTGCTGAATCCCGCCGCGCGCGGGCGGCTCAACGGGTTGTTCGTCGGGTTGTTCTTCGTCGGCGGGTCGCTCGGCGCGATGCTGGCGGGCGCGGCGTGGGCATGGGCGGGCTGGGGCGCGGTATGCGCGGTGGGCTTCGCGTTCGCGGGCGCCGCGTTCGCGCTGGACTGGGTCGCCGTGCGGCGGCGTACGGAATGCTGA
- a CDS encoding LysR family transcriptional regulator has protein sequence MNTRDLQAFVAVVDSGSMVAAATKLHLTQPGLTRRVQNLETTLGVPLLDRQSKPLKPSAAGREVYALARNVLRSVDELLAVAAPGSEPAGELRIGVPPFLSELALEGPIDRLREAFPRLTLRITAGWSPALLQSVERAALDAAAVMMPASFPMPETLVSTLLGVQPTVLVAARDFALPPGPVPLDALSRYPWVLSQDGCGMRSALSRAFSAAGLPFDVAVEAFGSDLQLSLVARGAGLGIASTAALARSPHRDALQVVDTADVEPGINVWLVHGVLPGRLMRPVELLRERLVAVLEAENRRRSGDEAKMPAH, from the coding sequence TTGAATACGCGCGATCTCCAAGCTTTCGTGGCGGTCGTCGACAGCGGCTCGATGGTGGCCGCCGCGACCAAGCTCCATTTGACGCAGCCGGGTCTCACGCGGCGCGTGCAGAACCTCGAGACGACGCTCGGCGTGCCGCTCCTCGACCGGCAGAGCAAGCCGCTCAAGCCGAGCGCGGCGGGCCGCGAGGTTTACGCGCTCGCGCGCAACGTGCTGCGCTCGGTCGACGAACTGCTCGCCGTCGCCGCGCCCGGCAGCGAGCCGGCGGGCGAGCTGCGGATCGGCGTGCCGCCGTTTCTGTCGGAGCTCGCGCTCGAAGGGCCGATCGACCGGCTGCGCGAAGCATTTCCGCGCCTCACGCTGCGGATCACGGCCGGCTGGTCGCCGGCGCTCTTGCAAAGCGTCGAGCGCGCGGCGCTCGACGCCGCCGCGGTGATGATGCCGGCGAGCTTCCCGATGCCGGAGACGCTCGTGTCGACGCTGCTCGGCGTGCAGCCGACCGTGCTCGTCGCCGCGCGCGACTTCGCGCTGCCGCCGGGGCCGGTGCCGCTCGACGCGCTGTCGCGCTATCCGTGGGTGCTGAGCCAGGATGGTTGCGGGATGCGCTCGGCGCTGAGCCGCGCGTTCAGCGCGGCGGGACTGCCGTTCGACGTCGCGGTCGAGGCGTTCGGCTCGGACTTGCAGTTGTCGCTCGTCGCGCGCGGGGCGGGGCTCGGCATCGCGTCGACGGCCGCGCTCGCGCGCAGCCCGCACCGCGATGCGCTGCAGGTCGTCGACACGGCGGACGTCGAGCCGGGGATCAACGTGTGGCTCGTGCACGGCGTGCTGCCGGGGCGGCTGATGCGGCCGGTCGAGCTGCTGCGCGAGCGGCTCGTCGCGGTGCTGGAGGCGGAAAACCGCAGGCGATCAGGGGACGAAGCAAAAATGCCGGCTCATTAG
- a CDS encoding OmpW/AlkL family protein: protein MKKILCAALGAAALTPLAAHAQSAGSNVVTLGWFHVMPQQSTTPLTTSVAPTPINTPLGLTGSFTSPGTGTRTSGADTVGLTTSHFLTDNIAVTTVAGVPPVFKITGQGTIRPPGPAGALASQNLGDPQINPIVKSVRQWSPAVLFQYYFAQANSKVRPFVGIGVSYNWFSDLQLNRNFVKSTQDNLGAVLAAGAGKPGPTQVSAKASSSWQPVFNAGITYNFTDHWGLLASVTYIPLKTTSTVTIKAADGTVLAESKNELKADPIVSFVAVSYKF, encoded by the coding sequence ATGAAAAAAATACTCTGCGCGGCGCTCGGCGCCGCCGCATTGACGCCGCTCGCCGCTCACGCGCAAAGCGCAGGCAGCAACGTCGTCACGCTCGGCTGGTTCCACGTGATGCCGCAGCAAAGCACCACGCCGCTCACGACGAGCGTCGCGCCGACGCCGATCAACACGCCGCTCGGGCTGACGGGATCGTTCACGTCGCCGGGCACCGGCACGCGCACGAGCGGCGCGGACACAGTCGGCCTGACCACGAGCCACTTCCTGACCGACAACATCGCGGTCACGACGGTGGCGGGCGTGCCGCCCGTCTTCAAGATCACCGGGCAAGGCACGATCCGCCCGCCCGGACCGGCGGGCGCGCTCGCGTCGCAAAACCTCGGCGATCCGCAGATCAACCCGATCGTCAAGAGCGTGCGTCAGTGGAGTCCGGCCGTGCTGTTCCAGTACTACTTCGCGCAGGCGAACTCGAAGGTCCGGCCGTTCGTCGGAATCGGCGTGTCGTACAACTGGTTCAGCGATCTTCAGCTGAACCGCAACTTCGTGAAGTCGACGCAGGACAACCTCGGCGCCGTGCTCGCCGCGGGCGCCGGCAAGCCGGGACCGACGCAGGTGTCGGCGAAGGCGTCGTCGTCGTGGCAGCCGGTGTTCAATGCGGGCATCACGTACAACTTCACCGATCACTGGGGCCTGCTCGCATCGGTCACGTACATCCCGCTGAAGACGACGTCGACAGTGACGATCAAGGCCGCCGACGGGACGGTGCTGGCGGAATCGAAGAACGAGCTGAAGGCGGATCCGATCGTCAGTTTCGTCGCAGTGTCCTACAAGTTCTGA
- a CDS encoding DUF2957 domain-containing protein: MKQRNLILAMACAAPFISACSGGSSGSDSQPLVETALCPSTVDYSTVYTGGGGDGELVKLQIDTTKLTWQITYVASPIPQTTGTAAPSRAGTTQNGTLTQETLLPTQKLNNCAYRLNGASLDPNRPARIFLGMGIVGGTIPGAELQYGGLLGQGAIPDTKFPYYPFIAFSTLETNIAKLAGTYSQLGYGQVASQSFAPVTIDAKVTINPDGTWIRCDSTGIYAGTCRQPGTNLVQSPNGTGAFETDHFQSQLKPTLSTVPQAKGFLIVGKVNNQLVPVMIRTGVANPNPTPDANGVPGLTADDESSISLLAPQTAINVGFVNGEYIGVDSQFDYRSTVLVDKQATLLDPFNPSQASLATALNLDYTQTVPGTITSTHVGASSSTPTGKFIFTGAGGAFGFLDMSNSSSPYFTVGAFVQ; the protein is encoded by the coding sequence ATGAAGCAGCGGAATCTCATTTTGGCGATGGCCTGCGCCGCGCCCTTCATTTCGGCGTGCAGCGGCGGCAGTAGCGGCAGCGATTCGCAGCCGCTCGTCGAAACGGCACTCTGCCCGTCGACGGTCGACTACAGCACGGTCTACACGGGCGGCGGCGGCGACGGCGAACTCGTCAAACTGCAGATCGACACGACGAAACTCACCTGGCAGATCACCTACGTCGCGTCGCCGATTCCGCAAACGACGGGCACCGCCGCGCCGTCGCGCGCCGGCACGACCCAAAACGGCACGCTCACGCAGGAAACCTTGCTGCCGACGCAAAAGCTCAACAACTGCGCATACCGCCTGAACGGCGCGAGCCTCGATCCGAACCGGCCGGCGCGCATTTTCCTCGGCATGGGCATCGTAGGCGGCACGATTCCCGGCGCGGAGCTTCAGTACGGCGGCCTGCTCGGCCAGGGCGCGATTCCCGACACCAAGTTCCCGTACTATCCGTTCATCGCATTCTCAACGCTCGAAACCAACATCGCCAAGCTCGCCGGCACGTATAGCCAGCTCGGCTACGGTCAGGTGGCGTCGCAAAGCTTCGCGCCCGTAACGATCGACGCGAAGGTGACGATCAACCCAGACGGCACCTGGATCCGCTGCGACTCGACGGGCATCTATGCCGGCACTTGCCGCCAGCCCGGCACGAACCTCGTGCAATCGCCGAACGGCACCGGCGCGTTCGAGACCGATCACTTCCAGAGCCAGCTGAAGCCGACGCTCTCGACGGTCCCGCAAGCGAAGGGCTTCCTCATCGTCGGCAAGGTGAACAACCAGCTCGTACCGGTCATGATCCGCACGGGCGTCGCCAATCCGAACCCGACGCCCGACGCGAACGGCGTGCCGGGCCTCACCGCCGACGACGAATCGAGCATCTCGCTCCTCGCGCCGCAGACGGCGATCAACGTCGGCTTCGTCAACGGCGAATACATCGGTGTCGACAGCCAGTTCGACTACCGTTCGACGGTGCTCGTCGACAAGCAGGCGACGCTTCTCGATCCGTTCAATCCGTCGCAAGCATCGCTCGCCACCGCGCTCAATCTCGACTACACGCAGACGGTGCCGGGCACGATCACGTCGACGCACGTCGGCGCGAGCAGTTCGACGCCGACCGGCAAGTTCATCTTCACCGGCGCGGGCGGGGCATTTGGCTTCCTCGATATGTCGAACTCGTCGTCGCCGTATTTCACGGTCGGCGCCTTCGTGCAATAA